A single Ketogulonicigenium vulgare WSH-001 DNA region contains:
- a CDS encoding DUF1330 domain-containing protein, which yields MPTALWIGRIDVSDAERYAEYARLAPAAIAAFGGEFLARGGKYEVLEGEGRSRNVVTRFPSMDAARACYNSDAYQAALAFVEGAAVRDLIIMEALD from the coding sequence ATGCCGACAGCTTTGTGGATCGGCCGCATCGACGTCAGTGATGCGGAACGCTACGCCGAATATGCGCGCCTTGCGCCCGCTGCGATTGCGGCCTTTGGTGGCGAATTTTTGGCGCGCGGCGGCAAATACGAAGTTCTCGAGGGCGAGGGCCGTTCGCGCAATGTCGTGACGCGCTTTCCGTCAATGGATGCGGCGCGCGCTTGCTATAACTCGGACGCCTATCAGGCGGCGCTGGCCTTTGTCGAAGGGGCCGCCGTGCGCGATCTGATCATTATGGAAGCGCTGGATTAA